The nucleotide sequence CTTCTTCACGTCCGGGTTGGTGTACACCTTCTTGGCAAGTGTGGTCTTCCCAACACCTCCCATGCCAACCAAGGATATGACACTTAGCTCCGACTCTGAGCCTCCATCCAAGATATGCCGAAGCAACACATCCAGATATTTATCCAGGCCTACAACATCTATGTCATGAACCATCGGAGATGAGGCTAAAAGACCATGGATCCACTTATCACTTGATTCTCTAGGTCTTTCAACTGCATACTCCAGTCGGCGACGGGAGATGTCACTCAGCTGAGCCCGGATACGCCTGATCCGAGCCCCGACGTCATGCCTCGATCTCAGCTTACCAAGAACACAGCAGCCTTGTACTTGGCTGGCGTCGAAGATGTCGATGGTGTCCTCTGAGTCGGACATGATGTCCCTCATCTGGTCAATCCATGCTTCTCTGGCGACGCCGCCCTCAATGCTACAAACCTCCATCTCGTGAAGGAAGAGCTGCATGCTGTGGAGCTCATCACGGAGCCATCCGACATCACGACTTACGGACCAGAGGCGCCGGCCATGGTCGGTTGCTCTGCTACTAAGCAGGGAGCCTAAGACATGGATCAAAGAAGCAAGCACGGGTTCGGCCATGGAAATGCTGGTCTTCCTTTCTGTtattggagaaggaagggggaagctCGGTAGTCCGTATGCTACCAATTTTCTGGTAGGAAGTCGAGGTCAATGGGCAGTGCTGTACCACTGATTACAAGATACTTTCAACCACTTTATTGCCAAACTGAGATCCTTGGGCCCACTGGCAGTTCCTCTGCAATCTGGGTCAACTATTCTTATCAACCGTGCATAATTTCCCAGAAGCTAGATGCATAAAACGATGCTTGACCAACTGGATAAATCTTAAGCCGACAAATGAGCCACACGCATCCAACGCCATCAATTCTCTCCCGATTTCCTACCTCCCGATTTCTTTCCTTTCCCTCATGTCCTCCCGATTTCTTTCCTTTCCCTCACGTCCTCTCCCGATTTATTTCCTTTCCCGCACATCCTCCCCTGATTTTATCGGGCACACCCGCTCGTGCCTTCCTAATTTTCGTAATCATCATTTATGGCCCCACATGTCTTCTTGATTTTCAGCAAAAATAATGCTTGGACTAGGATTTGATCTCCGGTCTGTAAGTAATTAACAAATGGAGCTAACCACCTCATCTATGACACTCATTGTTGAACAATCTAAGGGAAATActgtttttgacatgtttttgCCTTTAATATGTTAGCACCGAAAAACTTTTTGTTTCAAGCATCGTGGTAACTTTGATCATTGGAAATAAATTTGTTGAACCCGCCCCCCGGTAATTTCTATAAATAGCACGATAACATTCACACCATAGACCTGATAATTTAGATACAAACGTCGTGGTAACTTTAACCATTGGGGAAGACAAATGTGAAAAGATACCCGaataatttatgtgtaaatagatgATAATATACGCAGCGCACATCTGATAACTGAGGTAGAAGCACCATGGTGACTTTGACCATAAggaatatttttttttgaaaagatactccagtatcttctgtgtaaatagcacggtagtatacctccctcccctggcatttttatgtgtaaatagtatgaaaacatatgcactgcgataactaaacaccatgataagttttTGACCCGTGAGGGGGGGGGAGATTTGTTGCTGAAACATATCCCTgataaattttgtgtaaatagcatgatattttAAGCACTACGGGCTTGATAGGTTACCTAGAATCACCATGATAACTTTTTTGCCCTGAGAAAAAGTTGTTTAAAACATCCCCAATatttttgtgtaaataacatgataatataagcaccgcataaccgataacttgcaatataaacatgatggtaacttttttaccaaaggaaaataagttgttaAAAATATACACTCGCCTCGCGCGTGAGCCTCTTGGATGAACACAACACATGACGTGCCACGGGAAAGTCACATAATGTTTAGTGTCATGAGGGGCACACATGCTATAGGCGTGATAAGTTACGcaaaaacatcatggtaatttttgaCCTATGGAAAAAGCTACTGAAACACACCCAGGTTTTTAGGTGCAAGTACTATGATAATATACGAACCGTAGACCCGGTAACTCATGTACAATCCCCCATGGTAACTTTGACGGGGAGGGGGGGGTTGATGTACATATACCCTGATAACCTATGTATAAGTACCACAGTATTTTATACATCGAAGACCTTATAACTTGTGTACAAAACACAGTGGTAACTTTGAAGGAGTGTAGTTGTTGAAGCATAGTACCTGATACGTTctatgtaaatagcacggtaaGTTATGCAACACATGCCTGATAACTTGCATACGAATATCATGGTAACTTTGTTCTGAGGAGAAATCATATGATAGACGTGAAGAATTGGCAGTTTTTCCGGGGGTGAGCGCTCGAGATGTGCGGGAGAAGCAGGTTTCTCGGGCGAGCCTGCGGGGTCATTTGGGAGGAGGCGAGGTCAAAGAACGAGAGATCATATGATACtttaaaatgaaagaaatagaggTATGGCAGTTTTGCTTATATAGCACACGTGTGTCAAATATCACAGTCCTTCTGTtattggagaaggaagggggaagctCGGTAGTCCGTATGCTACCAATTTTCTGGTAGGAAGTCGAGGTCAATGGGCAGTGCTGTACCACTGATTACAAGATACTTTCAACCACTTTATGCCAAACTGAGATCCTTGGGCCCACTGGCAGTTCCTCTGCAATCTGGGTCAACTATTTCTATCAACCGTGCATAATTTCCCAGAAGCTAGATGCATAAAACGATGCTTGACCAACTGGATACTCCCTCCTTCTTTTAAAGAgggtacttccaactttgttggagggtcaaactatctcaaagtttgactGAGTCTGgagaaaaatatatcaatgtttatgaaatcaaataggtatatgatgaaaatatattttatcatgaatttagtGATAATAATTTGATGGCGTAAATATTGGTGTATTattatataaatatggtcaaacataaaaaagtttgacttgccaacaaagttggaagtacactctttaaaggacggagggagtaaatcttAAGCCGACAAATGAGCAGCCCGCGACCCGGAGTTCGATAGGATCCATATGTTAAAAAAAGCAAAACACAGTAAACAGTTTCACATCCTTGCTACATGAAGTCACATTTCAGTTCAGTTAAGACCTAGGTGGCAGAACGATCTGCTTTTTTTCCGGGGAAACCATGTGCTTACTGCTTTGACTTTAACATGCTCTTTTGCCGGATATTTTTTTTATGTTTCAACTTTCAAGCACTGGAGAAGCATATGGGCCTTGGTGATCTGGCTTCAAGGCACTAATGCACAATGGATTTTTAGGCTCACTCAGCCTGTCAGCATGGGCTGAAACTGGAGCCCGTCTTTGGAGCTTTCAGTGTGTCTACATTGAGCCTTGAGTTGTGCATTGTGATCTTCTTCCGGGCCTCAAAAGTTGCTAATGGACGGAAGAAAACTCACACACTACACTCTAAATTTCTAAGTAACTCCCTTAGTCCATACAGAGTAGCTCTCTGTTCTTGCATACTTCCAGGGATTTGTTCTACATGCTGCAAACTGTTATTGAGCTGAATGAATTTGGTGCCTCTGCCGCTTTTCATCACTGTTAAGAAAAGTCCTGACGTACTTCTCATCTCTGTAATTTTTGTGTGTAGGTGTATCATGTCCGAGGTTGCGTCAGGTTCAAACACTGAGGACTCTGAGACTCTCGGTCAGTGCCGAGTTAAGATCTGAGACTCTCAGTCATCAATCACAGCAACCAACCATCCTAGTGCAGCATCGAACATCTAGCATAACAACGCCATTACGTACGTACATAGTGGGGATCACACTAGGAGGGGGAGCGGCATGAGCAGCTGAGCACCCCCTTTGGCCGATTTTCTGTCCGCTTCGCTTACGACGGAATCGCATTACGTCCGGGTGCATTGCAAGATTGTACTATGAGTTAACGTTTTGTTCTTGGCTCATCAGATTTGGAAGGCCCCCGTCGATCTCATCCGTGCTCCTCCTGTGGCTCCTGGAGAAACCAAACAGCCAACCGTGGAAGTGGGATGCGCGGCTGCCGGCAAGCATGCAATGCAACGCACGTAGCGTACGTGCGTCAAAGACTGGTGAAAAGATGAGACCCGCCGCAGTCCGCACGGTCCGATTATGTTCTTCTGAATGATATACATCGGCGGCCGGAGGACCACCGGCGCGCCGAGGTGGAGGAGGATGAACCTGGCCGCGTTCGTGCGTGTGCTGAGCAACAGCTGCTGGCTACCATGTCAAAGTCGTCCTTGTCCGGCACCACATTGCGTGGCTTTTGACATTTATGTGTCACCTTCCCATTATTCCCCTCCAATGGTGAGCGCGCAGCAAAGGCTCGGGAGCGGGCCATGCCATGTTTCCCTTGGAGCCGAGCGTGCTGCCTCCGTGTGCCACTTGCGGCAGTAGCTTGGCGAACATCTGTCCCTGCGGCCCACGGATTTTGTAACGTCACTGGCTGATTGATTGACCAAGTGATACGATTGCAGCAACACGTCGGCCGGTGAGCTTCGAAATGCTGTACACAAAAGGAAGGACCATTATCTCGCAGAGTTCTGTACTTCTCTACTTCTGCAAGAGTTGTGTAGTACAGCTTTGCTTAATTCCTAAGACATGCAGTACAGATTAGTCTGGTGCATGCACAATATGCAGGCATTACATCGTCGTGTTAATTGCGTCATCTGTATATATAAAAGCAAACCAATATATAAAGCATTACGCCATATGCATTCTACCACTTGTTCGCTTATTCCCATTTTCCAGCTTGTGGCTGCATGGTAGCTTTTTTTTATATAGCTCTGCTTGTTGGAGTATACAGAGAATATATCTATCCCACGTCATGCTCATCACCAACAGTGATGCCCTgtttcgttttttttctttttttttgcgttgTTTATGTTTGAAACATATACTGGTTGCCAAAAAAACGGAGGTGGAAAACTGTTCCTTTTTTACCAGCACAGCGAGCACAGAGATGTGGCAACACAGTTGCATCGACGCGACGCGTTCCTCTGTACATAACCAAGCAATTGGGGGTTAAGTTGATAATGCGCGCCACATACATGACACCAACGTACATCTTCTATACATCTCCACACTACCTAATCCTGCTCTTTGACGGCAAATTACATACGTACATACGCCTAGCTAGCTACACAGCTCTTTCTAGTACATGTCAATCAGTCTTCTCAAAAATCGGACAAGAGCGCCGGCGGCGGGAAGAAGATGCCCTGCCCGGTGGCCAGCATGGCCCTCGGGTCGAACTGGGCCTTGAGGCCCGCGAAGCGCGCCCACCTCTTCTCCTCGAAATGGGCCTCCCACTCGGGCTGCGACTTGTGGTTGGGCAGGTACTGCCTGGCCCCGATCCCGGCCTCGGCGCAGAAGTCGAGGATCTGCCGGTTCTGCCGCGCCAGCGCCTCCAGGCTCTGCGCCCCGCCCGGCAGCGCCGACCGCAGGAACGCCACCAGGTAGAACACCTCCTCGTCCGGCGTCACCACCGAGCTCCTCGGGTCCCACCTGCACCACCAATACAAAGATCAGAATTTTTTTACACGCAGTTATCAGATCATCAAATCGGCTCGATACAAAAGTTGGAGCAGACTAGGAAAAGCAACAGTTTTTTTCAGTTAAAGAGCTGCGGCTGATTCCGGTGCGTCCGTCCTTTTGTGTTAAGCATAGGAAAGCGACAACGCATCCGGCCACTAGCCACAAAGGCGGCAGAGGAAACCAAATTCTGACGGTGCCGTTCCCGTCGTGCCGCGGAAAGCCGCGGCGACGCCGGCATAAAATAACCGGTCGGCGCGGGCCGGGAGCCGGTGTCCGGTAAACCGCGAGCAGGGCGCGTCACGGCGCCACTCGGGAGGTTTTTATAAAATTCAGAACAGAGCCTGTCGCCCCAGTGCGCGATATGTCCGCGGCCATTCACCGGTCACCGGATCCCGGGCGAGGGTGACGGCAATCCGGGAAACTAATCAGGCGGCAGCGACATGCCAATATACTACTGGCGCTGCGTGCGTGGCGCCAATCATGGTGGCGCTCAATGAGTGGCCACCACCTGCGCAGTCTTGTGTCGCATCGCATGTGAGGCCGATGATCGGTCGGCTTCCAAGGGcggcgcccgcccgcccgcccgcccctgAGACGGGGTCGTGCGCGTGCGCGCGTCTCTGGCTGGCATGTGATGTGCGGTTTGGCGGGCGGATCATGCGAGCGTGGGCGGTGATGAGCCAGCCGCCCTGCATCTGCCGGGCCGGTGATGGGCGCCGGTCGTGCGCCCGACTGGTCAACTGGAGCGCCCAGAAACAGCTAGACAGCTATTACTAGGTAGGTTGACTTGGGCAGCAAAGTGGAGGGTGGGTTGACTTGGCTAGTGGCTTACTTGTGCTTGTTCATGGGGTAGATGAGGATGGGCCCGCCGGAGGTGCGGCTGCCGAGGATGCCGCGGAAGACGCCGCGGTCGAAGTCGGCGATGCGCGACGCCGGCACGAACAGGTTCAGCCACGGGTGCGGCACCTCCCACATGCCCTTGCCGCGCAGCTTCAGCTCCGCCGTGTGCACCCGGTCTAGGAAGTCCACGTACGGCAGGTCTGTCGTGAACACCGTGCCCGGGAGGAAGCTCAGGTCGCCCAGCAGCGCGTCAACCTCCTGCAAAACATAATTACCAGCACGATTTAGACTTGGACGATTTTCTCTCTTCCTTTTTACTCCTTTTTTAAGCAAAGACTTGGCAATTCAATTCATGCactacatatatacatacatataatTAAACAAAGCAAAGTAGTAGTCGATAAAATTAGTGCATGCTCGATCGCTAACAGAATTGAGATCTAGTGGTACGTATGGGAAGATCTACAGACCCAGTGTGCTCTGCATGTGGGTGCCATCATATACTAATCAACATGTTTATACTAGTAGTGCTACCTACTCCAAATGCGAATTAACATATCCCAATGATTGGCTAGCCAGGCCCCCCATCAGCAGCAGTacataaggctagtcatagtgagagtaacttagttagtaacatagcgcactccaaaAATTATTGCTTATGTAGCAAGTAATTAAtaagaggtggtaacataatatgttactgtaacatagcgcttttcaaaacaagatgagtctacaagctaataaataaaGTCATTTAAAATATTACTATtttgttactttgcattatgaaggtagtaacttaggcTAGTGTCATatacatgacactagtctaagttactccccactataaccaGCCTAACTAAACCAGAAATTAATAATTAAGAAATACCGTCATAAACAAATGGGACGGCCAGGAGAGAATGCGGTACTAGTAATCGGGATCGAGAGAGGCGGCGCCGACGGACAGACAGACGGACCTGATCAACGGTGGCGGCGGTTGAGTCGTCGTAGTTCTTGGTGACCTCGAGGCAGTAGAGCACGCCGGTGTGGTGCTTGAGCGAGCTGAGCTTCACCGGGTTCTGCGGCGAGAAGAAGGAGGACCTCCAGTTGTTGATGAGGCCCTCGGCGGCGACCACGAAACCCTCCACGTAGTCGAACCGGCGGCCGCCGCCGTGCTGGGAGATGAGCCGCTCCTGGTCCGCCGTGAACTCGGTGAAGGTGGAGTAGAGCGCCCGGATCCAGCGAACCTGCACGTACGTACGACCGTGCACATGATTAGACAACGAATTACTAACCCGGTTGATGAGGCTGCTTAATCAGCTTAGATCACCCACTGCTCCGTTTATTATCGTGGAAATAGTCAGCTAATTAAGCTGCCGGGAAAGAATAGAATCTTGCGGAAGATCGCGTGAGCTAAACAAAAGACGTAAGAAGACCCACCAAATTGGTCAGCAAGGCAAGTTGGTCGATTGATCGACCGATGGATGCCAACCAACCTGGGCGGCTGGACCACCTGACCTGAGTGATCGACCAGACGCACAAGCTAATATTTTAATTTTTAATTTGGACGAAGACTTTTCACGGGGTGGACTTTTTCAAAACGCTACTAATAACGAGCGAAAAGACTGCTGCCAGTGCAAAAAACTGCTTGTTGACGCGGACGGCAATCAGCATACGTGTCATGAGCCCAAAGCAGTCGGCATACGTGTCGCACGGACTGTGCTCGAGCCCCGTGAAACGGATCGGCCGGCTATAATTAGAAACACGTTCGGTTGGGCCTATCCTTATCGGTATCTTTATCGGTTTTGTTAACGTACGTGCGGTAATTCCGTCTCCACCTAACAATGGAAACGGATGTCGCCGAGAGCGGCGCGCCCGCCACTTGCACGGCTGGCGTCGAGCTCCGCTCCCCCGCCGGGCGGCAACATATCGCCCCGTCACGCGGGGGCGAGCGAGGTCGAAATGGAGGCAGATAAGGCGCACGAGATATTCCCTCGCCTTCGTCTTGCAGACCAGGTGGTTAACGAACGAACGGATTATTAAACAAAGAATGGCGAGGAGGAGAGTGGCAGGcataaagaaagaaagagagaaaggatTGATGCGTGCGTATGGGGAGGTGAGGACGGCGCCGGCATGGGTGGTGGTGCTACCTTGCGGGGAGCAGGCTCGAGGGCGATGCGAGCGCGCGTGATGATCCCGAGCTGCCCCAGCCCGCCCAGCGCGCCGAAGAAGAGCTCCGGGTTCTTCGCCTCCGAGCAGGTCACCGCCTCGCCCTTCCCTGCCAAGCAGATCAGTGTGAGAAGAGAACGCCGGCGAGGTTGGAACCGGTGGCTGATGGATGGGCTCGTGCATGTATGTGTGTACTACGTACCGGTTACGACGTCGAGCTCGTAGACATTGCTGATCTGGGGCCCGTGGTGGAAGGCCTGGCCGCTGATGCCGGCGTTGGAGAGGGTGCCGCCCACGGACAGGTAGAGGTAGTCCGTCCACGACCGCGGTGCGAGGCCGCCGTGCGAGAGCGTCCAGTTGAGCACGTCGATCCACAGCTCGCCGCCCCACACGTCCACGTAGTGCCCGCCCAGCTCCGGCGAGTACACCGGCAATGCGCGCGACGGCGCCTTGCCCCCGAGGCTCATGTCCACCACCACCCCGCCGGGTACCTGCGCCTGCCCGCTGATGGAATGCCCGTGGCCGCGCGCCGACACGCGGATGTCGCGGGCAGACCCGTACGCCGCCCGGACCAGCGCGGCGACGTCGTCCGCCCCGCTCGGATGGTACACGGCCAAGGGCTCGCCCCGGGTGAACCCGCCGAAGTCGCGGGACGCCTCCAGGACGTCGGCCGGGTCGGTGCTGAGGCGgccgccgcccacgtcgccgcccAGCTGCAGCAGCTCCGCGGGCTCCAGCGGCAGGCCCACGGTCGAGATGAGGCAGTATATCTGGAACACCATGAAGACCAAGCACCGCGCCATTGCCACTCTCTGTCCTCTGTCTACCTCTCTATCGATTCTTTGGTCTCCTTACGATCGAGGATCGAGTAGCTGATATGTACTCGCAGGGGAGGATGAAGGAGGAGGATGAACGGGAGAGAGGAGGTGTGAGGCGTTGTGGTGTGAGCAGGCGGTATTTATAGTGGGAGCCCGAGGGGAGGGAGAGGTGGTGGTGGAATTTGGGCGGGACAAAAGTGAGAAACGGAGGAGACCGAGGAGGATAGGAGAGAGAGACTCCAACATGCCCGCCCGCCGCGGGAACAGAGCACGACCGCTGGGGCCGCCCAGGAATAAACAAGTCCGGAGGCGCGTCACGACTCCTGCACTCGCGGTCGCGGGCCGGCGGCCTCTTAATTCCCCTGTCAGAATTAGTGGATCGCGCGGCCGCCCAAAGATCGCCCCGATTTCACTTCAGCCAGTGGTACTGCGCAGACTCAACTCTTGTACTGCTACCCTGCTAAATAAATGAACGTGGAGATCGAGCAGAACagaggccccccccccccccctctctgctCCTCGCCCGCTTTGTCGATCCAAGTTCTACTACTACTACGTGGAAAAGTGACCCGGCTTTCATCCTGCGTGCCATGTGCGGCGAGCTTTGGAGCGGAATTCTTAAAGCTACTAGCAGCGCATAGCTGGAAGAAGAAGCGCCAATCTGTGGAAGCTTTGAGGGGGAGATGGAGGATCAACACCGAGCCAAAAGAAAGACGATCGCCTCCCCGTATCTTGACCGGCTTTTGAGGGTGCGCCCCTCAATCTCATCGCCGCTCCACGCATATGCATATGCATGCAGATGGTGAGGAACCACACCACAGCAGCACCGTTCCAAATTTCCAATCAAACACTGCTCCTAGAGTACAGCCCGCCTAAAGTGCACCACATAATTAAAAACCGCACCAGCTTTCTGATCCGGCATGCATTTACCAAAGTACGTGCTGCCCAGATCTTCAGATATTAAAATGCGTATGAAAAGCGCGCCGCTGGTACTGTAGCCAACAGATGTCCTCGAGATACCGGTGCCAGTGTTGCTGGCTGCAGTAAAATCAAAGGCGTGTATGCTCGCCACGGGTACGGTGTAGTACTGTTCTTCCACGCTGGTTCTGCCTTTGGCTCGGCCGCGTAGGCTGTGCCTAGCCAGCCAGCTAGGCAAGTGCCCTACGGCGAAATAGAAATGAGAATGGGTAAAGCGTCGACGCGCGCTCCCACGTGACTGATTGCGCAGGATCGCACGAAGATACGCTGATTTCCTTTTGCTTTCTGCTCGCAATCGTATCGGCCGCGAAATTCAGCAGCCATGGGTTTCAGTGAGAGGAGAGCGAGGACGTGGTTTTGGTTGCTTTGGGACGGTGCGCATGTGAGGGAGCAAAACGGCGTGGCGGTCTAGCCCCTACCTCCTATTCCTACTGGCTCGTGCAATGTCGACGATCCACGACAACGGTGGTAAAGCGATGGAGGAGGCGAGGACTCTTTGTTAGAAGATAGAAATATTCTTGGAATAGAAAATTTATATAAAGTGAAATGACATGTATCTTAATTTCTATAGAAAAAGTGTCATTTGATTTGTAGGATGAGATGGGTTTTTTTTTCATTAGGCTTGAACTATTTTTTTTTCCTTCAAAATGTGAAGGCAGGAATCAATCCTACATAGAAATAGAAATTCAATCTTGCAAACCAAATGGCTCAAAAGTGTCAAAAAATGGCTTAAGAGAAAAATATCCCATAGGATAATATCTTGTAGATTCCTACAAAATACGTgtaaaccaaatgaggcctgaacgCATGGGCGGTCATTGTTGGTAAATGCCTCTTTGTTTAGCTAGTATTGATTGCAATGCCATGCTCACTTGGATCCTACATTATTTtcatatttttgttttgttttgttgcaTCACTAGAAAAAACAAAGAATTCCCAAAAGGTTTGAGTGGATGGTAAAAAATCCTTATGAAATGTACTGCAAAAGAATTCTTAGGAAAATGTTTTAGAGGAATCAAACAATCAACATATGAAAAATCCCTAAAGAATCAAATAGTCTAAAATTCCTATAAAAGTTCTTTGAATCAGAGGAGCCCTAAGTAGCACTAAGGATGAAGAGGAAGGGTTTGTGGCAAATAACACAATACGAGCTTAAGGCTTCTTTGGATTGCAAGAATATGAAAAATATAGGAATAAGAAAAATGTAAGATTGAGATGTCACATACTGTAGAATCCTACATGATTATAGAACACATGAATCATACACTGAGTGCCTTTGGATGATGCAAGAATGAAacataggaattctagaggatctaggagagagagagagagggagagagagagagagggagggagagagagagagagagagagagagagagtgagtgaaggTGCATTGGTGCATTGGACTtcacaaagaaaataaaaataaaaggagaTTTAAGTTCAAGTTGGAACTCCTACGAAATGGGGAGCATAGGAATGGGCTCCATAGGAATTTGGTAGGCTCAATCCTATAATCCAAAGGGATTCCATAGGAAAAAATCCTTAGGAttcaaatcctccaaaattcctctgAAATCCTTCAAACAAAGAGCCCATTAGTATTAATTTTAGGATAAATGATGACCTAATGGGCCAGTTTTGCGTTATAAGCTGGCACCTCTTGCACCCCTGGTAACTTCCACTTGGATTAAGTGTTGTCCTGGTGAAAAACAATATAGCCATGATGTATGCAACTTCATTGAGTACAGCTCAATACACGTATTCTTGGCC is from Triticum aestivum cultivar Chinese Spring chromosome 3A, IWGSC CS RefSeq v2.1, whole genome shotgun sequence and encodes:
- the LOC123062219 gene encoding cytokinin dehydrogenase 5; this translates as MARCLVFMVFQIYCLISTVGLPLEPAELLQLGGDVGGGRLSTDPADVLEASRDFGGFTRGEPLAVYHPSGADDVAALVRAAYGSARDIRVSARGHGHSISGQAQVPGGVVVDMSLGGKAPSRALPVYSPELGGHYVDVWGGELWIDVLNWTLSHGGLAPRSWTDYLYLSVGGTLSNAGISGQAFHHGPQISNVYELDVVTGKGEAVTCSEAKNPELFFGALGGLGQLGIITRARIALEPAPRKVRWIRALYSTFTEFTADQERLISQHGGGRRFDYVEGFVVAAEGLINNWRSSFFSPQNPVKLSSLKHHTGVLYCLEVTKNYDDSTAATVDQEVDALLGDLSFLPGTVFTTDLPYVDFLDRVHTAELKLRGKGMWEVPHPWLNLFVPASRIADFDRGVFRGILGSRTSGGPILIYPMNKHKWDPRSSVVTPDEEVFYLVAFLRSALPGGAQSLEALARQNRQILDFCAEAGIGARQYLPNHKSQPEWEAHFEEKRWARFAGLKAQFDPRAMLATGQGIFFPPPALLSDF